The following proteins are co-located in the Dyadobacter chenwenxiniae genome:
- a CDS encoding M16 family metallopeptidase, which yields MKKVLIALYIAGLGISPLHVAFAQDLSTQKVPLDPGVRMGKLKNGITYYIRKNAEPKNRAELRLAVKAGSVLETDAQQGLAHFMEHMNFNGTTNFPKNELVNFLQKTGVRFGADLNAYTGFDETVYMLPIPTDSAGLLDKGIQVLEDWAHGALLDPSEIEKERGVVLEESRMGRGAQQRMRDKFLKVILNNSRYAERLPIGKDSILKSFKPETIKSFYQDWYRPDLMSVIAVGDFDVEKVEATIKQKFSSIPAPANAKKRTKYAIPLDGSTQVAIVTDPEYPQNLIQLIYKQPNQKVKSLKDVRDNFAQGLYNSMMAQRMQELTQKANPPFLYGDSEYGDFLGDLDSYTSIALAKDAASMKTALTALLEENARVQKFGFTQPELDRAKKDFYTSIEQYYKERDKTKSANHVQEYLDHFLHDKPYMSAEAYFEFMKKHLDGVSLTEINGLAKKYITDKNRAVVVMGPEKSKDDLPKEAEIRKLLVEAGKDVTAYVDDVVDSPLLPQEPKPGKVTEEKNLEKLGVTELTLSNGVKVLLKPTDFKNDEILIKATGKGGYSLFPDERETGIFSSYLIQSGGVGPYNQTQLQKFLAGKTASAGPYVSELTEGVGGSTSPKDLETTLQLIYAYFTTPRKDADVVTGILANQKAYLENMQKTLTPEKVYSDSLNAVLTSYNPKRSPLKPESIDKVNLDRAVEMYKDRFADASDFVFTFVGAFKPEEIKPLLEKYIGGLPSTDRDDTFKHPNIFPPKGTIDKTIYKGLEPKSRVTLISSGEYEYNPENNIQIEALQEVLQIKLIEALREEESGVYGVSVSEATEKFPSGHYRFSIGFGCAPENVDKLVKRAREEVNKVKQNGADPKDIEKFVAETQRKTETALKTNNFWLDYLDDNTFLGDDLNEIFLQDKLLKSITVASTKAAAEKYFSDDNFIKVVLMPEKK from the coding sequence ATGAAAAAGGTGCTGATCGCTTTGTATATCGCCGGACTTGGAATAAGTCCTTTGCATGTTGCTTTTGCCCAAGATCTCTCTACGCAGAAAGTTCCGCTGGATCCGGGCGTGCGGATGGGGAAACTCAAAAACGGGATCACCTATTACATTAGAAAAAATGCCGAGCCCAAAAATCGGGCTGAACTGCGTCTTGCGGTAAAGGCAGGATCTGTACTGGAAACCGATGCACAACAAGGGCTTGCGCATTTTATGGAGCACATGAATTTCAACGGAACCACTAATTTCCCAAAGAATGAGCTCGTTAACTTCCTCCAAAAAACCGGCGTCCGCTTCGGTGCCGACTTAAATGCCTACACGGGCTTTGACGAAACCGTTTATATGCTGCCCATTCCGACTGACTCGGCCGGACTGCTGGATAAAGGCATCCAGGTGCTGGAAGACTGGGCGCACGGTGCGCTGCTTGATCCATCCGAAATTGAAAAAGAGCGCGGCGTTGTATTGGAAGAATCCCGAATGGGACGTGGTGCCCAGCAGAGAATGCGCGATAAGTTCTTGAAAGTAATCCTCAACAATTCACGTTATGCGGAGCGGCTGCCGATAGGCAAAGACAGCATCCTTAAAAGCTTTAAGCCAGAAACAATCAAGTCGTTTTACCAGGATTGGTATCGCCCGGATCTGATGTCTGTGATTGCAGTTGGTGACTTTGATGTGGAAAAAGTGGAGGCCACAATTAAACAAAAGTTTAGTTCTATTCCCGCACCGGCGAATGCCAAGAAACGCACAAAATATGCAATTCCGCTGGACGGATCAACGCAGGTGGCGATTGTCACCGATCCTGAATATCCGCAAAACCTGATTCAGCTTATCTATAAACAACCCAATCAGAAAGTAAAATCCCTGAAAGACGTGCGCGATAACTTCGCCCAGGGTTTGTACAATTCAATGATGGCGCAACGCATGCAGGAACTCACCCAAAAGGCAAATCCTCCGTTTTTATATGGGGATAGCGAGTATGGCGATTTTCTTGGCGACCTCGATTCCTACACCTCCATTGCGTTGGCAAAGGACGCTGCTTCGATGAAAACTGCGCTGACTGCACTACTTGAAGAAAATGCCCGCGTGCAGAAATTCGGATTTACCCAGCCCGAACTGGACCGGGCAAAAAAAGACTTTTACACTTCCATTGAGCAATATTATAAGGAAAGGGATAAAACCAAATCGGCAAATCATGTCCAGGAATATCTGGATCATTTTCTGCACGACAAGCCTTATATGAGTGCAGAGGCCTATTTTGAGTTTATGAAAAAACATCTGGATGGTGTTTCGCTGACGGAAATTAATGGCCTTGCTAAAAAATATATCACAGACAAAAACAGGGCTGTGGTGGTAATGGGGCCTGAGAAAAGCAAAGACGACCTGCCAAAGGAAGCTGAAATCCGAAAGTTACTGGTAGAAGCAGGTAAGGACGTTACAGCCTATGTGGATGATGTGGTGGATTCACCATTGCTTCCACAGGAGCCTAAACCGGGAAAAGTCACGGAAGAAAAAAACTTGGAAAAGTTGGGAGTAACCGAGCTTACGCTTTCCAATGGCGTAAAGGTTTTACTTAAACCAACCGATTTCAAGAATGATGAGATCCTGATAAAGGCAACCGGCAAAGGTGGTTATTCGCTATTCCCGGATGAGCGTGAAACAGGTATTTTTTCAAGCTACCTGATCCAGTCCGGAGGTGTAGGACCATATAACCAAACCCAGCTGCAAAAATTCCTGGCGGGGAAAACCGCCAGCGCCGGCCCTTATGTGAGCGAGTTGACGGAAGGGGTTGGCGGCAGTACGAGCCCTAAGGATCTGGAAACCACATTGCAGCTTATATATGCGTATTTTACTACCCCAAGGAAAGATGCTGATGTGGTGACCGGGATTCTGGCCAACCAGAAGGCATATCTTGAAAATATGCAGAAAACGCTCACACCGGAAAAAGTATATTCCGATTCCCTGAATGCGGTTTTAACGAGTTATAATCCAAAACGCAGTCCCTTAAAGCCGGAAAGCATCGACAAGGTCAATCTGGACCGGGCAGTCGAAATGTACAAAGACCGCTTTGCAGATGCATCTGATTTTGTTTTCACATTTGTGGGGGCATTCAAACCGGAAGAAATCAAACCACTGCTCGAAAAATACATTGGCGGACTACCTTCGACGGACCGTGATGACACGTTTAAACATCCCAATATCTTTCCGCCGAAAGGGACGATCGACAAAACGATCTACAAAGGTTTGGAGCCGAAAAGCCGTGTTACATTGATTTCGAGCGGGGAATATGAATACAATCCTGAGAACAACATTCAAATCGAAGCATTGCAGGAAGTGCTGCAAATTAAGCTCATAGAAGCATTGCGGGAGGAAGAAAGCGGTGTATACGGTGTAAGTGTGTCAGAAGCCACTGAGAAATTCCCGTCCGGACATTACCGGTTCAGTATCGGTTTTGGATGTGCACCGGAAAATGTAGATAAGCTTGTAAAACGCGCCAGAGAAGAGGTAAACAAAGTGAAGCAAAACGGCGCCGATCCGAAAGACATTGAAAAATTCGTTGCCGAGACACAACGCAAGACTGAGACAGCACTAAAGACCAACAACTTCTGGCTGGATTATCTGGACGACAACACATTCCTGGGTGATGATCTGAACGAGATTTTCCTGCAGGATAAATTGCTGAAATCCATCACCGTTGCCAGCACAAAAGCCGCAGCTGAAAAGTATTTCAGTGATGACAACTTCATTAAAGTTGTGCTGATGCCTGAGAAAAAGTAA
- a CDS encoding DUF3820 family protein, whose amino-acid sequence MEEIQGPDPAILKELLKYKMPFGKYKDKLIADLPVSYLEWFQRQGFPAGKLGMLLSTMYEIQINGLGELLHRLRKMQ is encoded by the coding sequence ATGGAGGAAATTCAAGGCCCCGATCCGGCGATTTTGAAGGAATTGCTAAAATATAAGATGCCTTTCGGGAAGTATAAGGACAAATTGATTGCCGATTTGCCGGTTTCCTATCTTGAATGGTTTCAGCGGCAGGGTTTTCCGGCGGGGAAGCTGGGAATGTTACTCAGTACAATGTATGAAATACAGATTAATGGGCTGGGGGAGTTGCTGCATAGGCTGAGGAAGATGCAGTAA
- a CDS encoding ABC transporter permease: protein MLRNYFKIAFRNFLNQRMFSSLNIFGLAIGMAAVWLMVLYVADELSYDRFHEKSDRIYRVVHEAKWATGSFKMAPTSAPYAPALQNDYPEIEKTVRISTEGGGTIRFDEKAIEANDIYFTDASIFDVFTYPMLYGDRKTALQGTQKIVLTKTLAEKLFGDASKALGKTVLFSNNFPNTVSGVIADGPTNSHLQFSALRSLPDNYTAGWQQFELYTYVLLKKGADPDKLDKKLPGFFAKYLKKESGDAEYKMILQPLTSIHLHSHYAYELSTNGNINTIYIFSVVAALILAIACINYINLYTARSMKRVREVGVRKAVGSRRSQLIGQFLTESFLMTLLAGCIATLLVVIALPSFNELADKALTLNNNDGLSTTLAAGAFLLLISMVSGIYPAVMLSGFRPVAALKGRIGGQIGGVQLRQSLVVFQFVATVVMIACTGIVYRQLHYVGNKDLGFNKDQVLTFHIDKNEPRNQVGAIKEKLNQSPSVESVSAASNPLGNNTLGGGGLFVETETGEMPGSTQIVQKFSADADYLKTLEIKLLQGRNFQDESPADLVGAVLVNEAMVKKQGWNEPIGKRIKYFIDEKGTTKEAKVIGVVADFHTYSLQHKIEPLVIQMPAPGDRDNIYVRIQPGKTKEALSFINSTYKQFDPEAKLDFHFLDENFSRQYQSEQKQGSVLLSFAILAIVTACLGLFGLAAFAAEARTKEIGVRKVLGASVQNVVVLLSGDFLKLVLIATAIGIPIAVYAMQSWLKNFEYREDLSWWVFALSGLTALAIALLTVSFQALKAALANPVEALRGE, encoded by the coding sequence ATGCTCCGTAACTACTTCAAAATAGCATTTCGAAATTTTCTTAACCAGCGAATGTTCAGCAGTCTGAATATATTTGGCCTGGCGATTGGCATGGCGGCGGTTTGGTTGATGGTTTTGTATGTGGCGGACGAGCTTAGCTACGATCGTTTTCATGAAAAGTCGGATCGCATTTACCGGGTTGTGCATGAGGCGAAGTGGGCCACAGGCAGTTTTAAAATGGCCCCCACATCGGCTCCGTACGCGCCCGCTTTGCAAAACGACTATCCTGAAATCGAGAAAACGGTTCGGATCAGTACGGAAGGCGGTGGAACCATCCGGTTTGACGAGAAAGCGATCGAAGCCAATGACATCTATTTTACAGACGCTTCAATTTTTGATGTCTTCACATATCCCATGCTTTACGGCGACCGCAAAACGGCTTTGCAGGGCACGCAGAAAATTGTCCTAACGAAAACGCTTGCTGAAAAACTGTTTGGTGACGCTTCCAAAGCTCTGGGTAAAACGGTTTTATTTTCAAACAATTTTCCAAATACCGTTTCCGGTGTCATTGCGGACGGCCCAACAAACTCTCACCTGCAATTCAGCGCATTGCGCTCCCTTCCCGATAACTACACAGCTGGCTGGCAGCAATTTGAGTTGTACACGTATGTTTTGTTAAAAAAAGGCGCAGATCCTGACAAGCTGGACAAAAAATTACCAGGATTTTTTGCAAAATATCTTAAAAAGGAATCGGGAGATGCGGAATACAAAATGATATTGCAGCCCCTGACTTCCATTCATCTTCACTCTCACTATGCCTATGAGCTTAGTACGAATGGGAATATCAACACCATTTACATTTTTTCGGTTGTCGCCGCGCTGATCCTGGCTATTGCCTGCATCAACTACATCAACCTTTATACCGCCCGCTCGATGAAACGGGTGCGCGAGGTAGGTGTTCGCAAAGCAGTTGGCTCGCGGCGTTCGCAGCTGATCGGACAATTTTTGACGGAATCGTTCTTAATGACACTTTTAGCAGGATGCATAGCGACTTTACTGGTTGTAATAGCATTGCCCTCCTTCAATGAACTGGCTGACAAGGCATTGACGCTGAACAATAATGACGGACTTTCTACTACTTTGGCGGCTGGCGCTTTTCTACTGCTGATCAGCATGGTAAGTGGGATTTATCCGGCTGTTATGTTATCCGGCTTTCGGCCGGTGGCTGCTTTGAAAGGGCGTATCGGCGGCCAGATTGGCGGCGTGCAGTTACGTCAGTCGCTGGTGGTCTTTCAGTTTGTGGCTACGGTTGTTATGATCGCCTGCACGGGCATTGTCTATCGTCAATTGCACTATGTCGGCAACAAAGATCTTGGATTTAATAAAGATCAGGTCCTTACTTTTCACATCGACAAAAATGAACCCAGAAACCAGGTCGGGGCGATTAAGGAAAAACTGAATCAAAGCCCGTCCGTGGAAAGTGTTTCTGCTGCAAGCAACCCATTGGGAAACAACACGCTGGGCGGTGGCGGCTTGTTTGTTGAAACCGAAACGGGTGAAATGCCCGGTTCAACTCAGATAGTCCAGAAGTTTTCGGCTGATGCAGATTATTTAAAAACACTTGAAATCAAGCTGTTACAAGGCAGAAATTTTCAAGATGAATCGCCTGCCGACTTGGTTGGAGCAGTTTTGGTTAACGAGGCAATGGTCAAGAAACAAGGGTGGAATGAGCCAATCGGGAAAAGGATTAAATATTTTATCGATGAAAAGGGCACGACAAAGGAAGCGAAGGTGATTGGCGTAGTTGCAGACTTTCACACTTATTCTCTTCAACATAAAATCGAGCCGCTGGTGATCCAGATGCCTGCGCCGGGCGACAGGGACAACATTTACGTCCGTATCCAGCCTGGTAAAACCAAAGAAGCGCTCTCGTTCATAAACAGCACTTACAAACAATTTGACCCGGAAGCAAAGCTCGATTTCCATTTCCTGGACGAAAACTTCTCCCGCCAGTATCAGTCCGAACAAAAGCAAGGAAGCGTTTTATTATCATTTGCAATTCTGGCTATCGTTACCGCTTGCCTGGGCTTATTTGGACTTGCGGCTTTTGCAGCAGAAGCCAGAACCAAGGAGATAGGCGTAAGAAAAGTGCTCGGCGCAAGTGTGCAGAATGTCGTGGTCCTGCTATCAGGCGACTTTCTGAAACTGGTCCTGATCGCCACTGCAATCGGCATTCCGATTGCAGTATATGCCATGCAATCGTGGCTCAAAAACTTCGAGTATCGGGAAGATTTATCCTGGTGGGTTTTCGCGCTGTCGGGTCTTACTGCATTGGCTATCGCACTGCTGACCGTGAGTTTCCAGGCCCTGAAAGCTGCTTTGGCTAATCCCGTAGAGGCGTTAAGAGGGGAATAG
- a CDS encoding glycine--tRNA ligase: protein MNQAPATSLQDIVGHAKEYGFVFPSSEIYDGLQAVYDYGQNGVELKNNLKAAWWKAMTQLHDNIVGIDAAIFMHPLTWKASGHVDGFNDPMIDNKDSKKRYRADQLLEGKAEQYEAEGQAEKGKALLAEMGRLLSAEDLTGVRDLIIAENIKCPVSGTANWTEVRQFNLMFSTQVGSVAEESSLIYLRPETAQGIFVNFLNVQKSGRMKIPFGIAQIGKAFRNEIVARQFTFRMREFEQMEMQFFIRPGTEMAWYESWKEARMKFHKAIGLPAEKLKFHDHEKLAHYANAAVDIEYQFPFGFREMEGIHSRTDFDLRNHQELSKKKQQYFDSDLDENGKPYGNYIPYVVETSVGADRLFLATFCNAYTVETVGEGDNVKERTYLKLHPALAPFKVAVLPLVKKDGLAEKAQAIANALKSSFRTTYDDGAAIGKRYTRQDLIGTPFCIAVDYQTMEDDTVTIRHRDTMEQERVAISELKEKIGYQVAMERILEAI, encoded by the coding sequence ATGAACCAAGCACCTGCTACTTCTTTACAAGACATTGTTGGGCATGCCAAAGAATACGGTTTTGTGTTTCCCTCTTCTGAAATATATGATGGATTGCAAGCTGTTTACGACTACGGTCAGAATGGTGTTGAATTGAAAAATAACCTGAAAGCTGCGTGGTGGAAGGCCATGACACAATTGCACGACAACATTGTCGGCATTGACGCGGCTATATTTATGCACCCGCTTACCTGGAAAGCTTCGGGGCACGTGGATGGTTTTAATGATCCGATGATTGATAATAAGGATTCCAAAAAGCGTTATCGTGCGGATCAGTTGCTGGAAGGAAAAGCGGAACAATACGAAGCAGAAGGCCAGGCAGAAAAAGGCAAAGCATTGCTTGCTGAAATGGGCCGTTTGCTGAGCGCCGAAGATCTGACCGGCGTTCGTGACTTAATCATCGCAGAAAATATTAAATGTCCCGTTTCGGGAACGGCAAACTGGACAGAAGTGCGCCAGTTTAACCTGATGTTCAGTACACAAGTTGGTTCGGTTGCCGAGGAGTCGAGCCTGATTTACCTGCGTCCTGAAACCGCGCAGGGAATTTTTGTTAACTTCTTGAATGTGCAGAAAAGTGGCAGGATGAAGATTCCTTTTGGAATTGCACAAATTGGCAAAGCGTTCAGAAATGAAATCGTTGCGCGTCAATTTACTTTCCGTATGCGCGAATTTGAACAAATGGAAATGCAATTTTTCATCCGTCCCGGCACTGAAATGGCCTGGTACGAAAGCTGGAAAGAGGCGAGGATGAAGTTCCATAAGGCGATTGGCTTACCTGCTGAAAAACTGAAATTCCATGATCATGAAAAGTTGGCACATTATGCCAATGCAGCCGTCGACATTGAATACCAGTTCCCGTTTGGTTTCAGGGAAATGGAAGGGATTCACTCAAGAACCGATTTTGACCTGAGAAACCACCAGGAATTGTCGAAAAAGAAACAACAATATTTCGATTCCGACCTGGATGAAAATGGCAAGCCTTATGGAAATTACATTCCATATGTTGTCGAAACGTCGGTGGGTGCGGACAGACTGTTCCTGGCCACATTCTGCAACGCTTACACGGTGGAAACGGTTGGAGAAGGTGATAATGTGAAAGAAAGAACATATCTGAAACTGCACCCTGCACTGGCGCCATTCAAGGTGGCGGTGCTTCCGTTGGTAAAAAAGGATGGCTTGGCAGAAAAAGCGCAGGCTATTGCGAACGCATTGAAATCGTCGTTCCGCACAACATATGACGACGGAGCGGCCATTGGAAAGCGTTACACCCGCCAGGATCTGATCGGGACTCCGTTCTGCATCGCGGTCGATTACCAGACAATGGAGGACGACACAGTAACCATCCGGCACCGTGATACCATGGAGCAGGAGCGTGTGGCCATCAGCGAATTGAAGGAGAAAATTGGCTATCAGGTTGCTATGGAGCGAATTCTGGAAGCTATTTAA
- a CDS encoding DUF6973 domain-containing protein: protein MQKVLRKAVLIAVFGAFVSSCHDPQTGEVPTPNAAIKSETVAFKGERVVIPANFPKELFEQTQEEFDLYYRTVSEDGNKRVSGEAPLLTYEELLPILVKNNAKYPTITSEDGILEKDLERIFKDFPDIETHEEANEKRALIYDFYQTMCKRNVVAEVVALEKAKRESGRILGPDSGDLTTPEKNHLLLNPGYAQWYVQAAKDAIYLAATFYGNATIGNKGNAFKHSTWNALSIRYILKGSPASENQAVDFTQDGCSKHEQTNNGAQIHDKDSAMDLHNNMSAREWMENETSWGFGPFRKMPSVDDIINNLLGKANSCAMHSMTDILNWHGGNNSVTWNKLYNNLYSPNQHLVHVVP from the coding sequence ATGCAAAAAGTTTTAAGAAAAGCAGTCCTTATAGCAGTTTTCGGCGCTTTTGTTTCGTCTTGTCATGACCCTCAAACAGGCGAAGTTCCAACCCCGAACGCAGCTATAAAGAGTGAAACAGTTGCCTTCAAAGGAGAGCGGGTTGTTATTCCAGCTAATTTTCCAAAAGAGCTTTTCGAGCAAACGCAGGAAGAGTTTGATTTGTATTACAGAACAGTTTCTGAGGACGGAAACAAGCGTGTTTCGGGTGAAGCACCATTATTAACTTATGAAGAATTGTTGCCAATTTTAGTCAAAAACAATGCTAAATATCCAACCATAACGTCCGAAGATGGCATTTTAGAAAAAGACCTGGAAAGGATCTTCAAAGATTTTCCGGACATTGAAACACACGAGGAAGCGAACGAAAAGCGAGCGCTGATTTACGATTTTTACCAGACGATGTGCAAGCGCAATGTTGTGGCGGAGGTGGTTGCTTTGGAAAAAGCAAAAAGAGAGAGTGGCCGAATATTAGGGCCAGACTCAGGAGACCTGACAACTCCCGAGAAGAATCATTTACTTTTAAATCCGGGATATGCGCAGTGGTATGTGCAAGCAGCGAAAGATGCTATCTACTTAGCTGCGACGTTTTATGGAAACGCTACTATTGGAAACAAAGGGAATGCATTTAAGCATTCAACCTGGAATGCGCTGTCAATTCGCTATATTCTAAAAGGTTCCCCGGCAAGTGAGAACCAAGCAGTTGATTTTACCCAAGACGGGTGTTCAAAGCATGAGCAAACAAACAATGGAGCCCAAATTCATGATAAGGATTCAGCCATGGATCTTCATAATAATATGTCAGCGAGAGAATGGATGGAAAATGAAACTTCTTGGGGATTTGGACCTTTCAGGAAGATGCCGAGCGTAGATGACATAATTAACAATTTGCTTGGGAAAGCCAACTCTTGCGCCATGCATAGCATGACTGATATTCTCAACTGGCACGGCGGAAATAATTCAGTTACCTGGAATAAATTGTATAACAACCTATACAGTCCTAATCAGCATTTGGTGCACGTGGTCCCGTAA
- a CDS encoding nicotinate phosphoribosyltransferase — protein MINQLYNTSLTLLTDLYQLTMAYGYWKAGKAEQEAVFNLYFRKHPFQGGFTIACGLSSVIDYLNDYRFSDEDLVYVGSITGNDGEKLFESGFLDYLKNIEFACSIDAIPEGTAVFPNEPLLRIKGPILQCQLLETPLLNLINFQSLIATKAARMRLVAREDTLLEFGLRRAQGPDGGVTASRAAYIGGFDATSNVIAGKLYDIPVKGTHAHSWVMSFDSELESFETYAQYMPNNVTLLVDTYDSLNGVRHAIKTGHRLRERGYDLGGIRLDSGDLAYLSIEARKLLDDAGFEKTNIVASNDLDEHIMDSLKIQGAKIDVWGIGTKLVTAYDQPALGGVYKLAAIRLESGEWDYKLKLSEQAIKVSTPGIQQVRRFKDRDGFLSDMIFNIETPVTGKATMVDPYDFTRNRSFSENTSFEDLLVPIFAKGYLVYKLPSVHDTRSRVQEQLSNFHKGIKRFVHPHTYPVGLEKGLFDMKTGLILKLRAANES, from the coding sequence ATGATTAATCAATTATATAACACATCACTAACCTTACTCACTGATTTATATCAACTTACAATGGCCTATGGCTATTGGAAAGCGGGAAAAGCCGAGCAGGAGGCGGTTTTTAATCTTTATTTCCGAAAGCACCCATTTCAAGGCGGCTTCACCATTGCCTGCGGACTGAGTAGTGTCATTGATTATCTGAATGACTATCGATTCAGCGACGAAGATCTCGTATATGTCGGATCTATTACCGGAAATGACGGTGAAAAATTGTTCGAGTCCGGGTTTTTGGATTATCTTAAAAACATAGAATTCGCCTGTAGTATCGACGCGATCCCGGAAGGAACCGCCGTTTTTCCCAACGAACCTTTGTTGCGCATTAAAGGGCCGATTTTACAATGCCAGTTGCTGGAAACGCCTCTCCTGAATCTCATTAATTTCCAATCGCTCATCGCCACCAAAGCAGCAAGGATGCGTCTTGTTGCCAGGGAAGACACGCTGTTGGAATTCGGGCTACGCAGGGCGCAAGGCCCGGATGGGGGAGTGACAGCCAGCCGGGCAGCATATATCGGAGGCTTCGACGCCACATCCAATGTGATCGCAGGCAAGCTTTATGATATCCCGGTAAAGGGCACGCATGCGCACAGTTGGGTCATGTCGTTCGATAGTGAATTGGAGTCATTTGAGACTTATGCGCAGTATATGCCCAACAATGTAACATTGCTTGTGGATACATATGATTCGCTTAACGGCGTGCGGCATGCGATCAAGACAGGTCATCGGCTTCGGGAACGTGGATATGATTTAGGCGGGATTCGGCTGGACTCGGGTGATCTGGCCTATTTGAGCATTGAAGCAAGGAAATTGTTGGATGACGCAGGTTTTGAAAAAACCAATATCGTCGCCAGTAATGATCTGGACGAACATATAATGGACAGTTTGAAAATTCAGGGAGCGAAGATCGATGTGTGGGGAATAGGAACGAAACTTGTCACGGCCTATGATCAACCGGCATTAGGCGGTGTTTATAAATTGGCGGCAATCCGTTTGGAATCGGGAGAATGGGATTATAAATTAAAATTATCAGAACAAGCGATCAAAGTTTCAACGCCCGGAATCCAGCAGGTTCGTCGTTTCAAAGACAGGGACGGGTTTCTTTCTGACATGATTTTCAACATTGAAACACCGGTGACGGGTAAAGCAACTATGGTGGATCCGTATGATTTTACGCGGAACAGGTCATTTTCCGAAAACACGTCCTTTGAGGATCTGCTGGTTCCTATTTTCGCAAAAGGATATCTGGTTTATAAATTGCCTTCTGTTCACGACACGAGGAGTCGCGTGCAGGAGCAACTATCTAATTTTCACAAAGGCATCAAGCGCTTTGTGCATCCGCATACATATCCGGTTGGTTTGGAAAAAGGCCTTTTTGATATGAAGACCGGACTAATATTGAAGCTGCGCGCCGCAAACGAATCTTAA
- a CDS encoding bifunctional transcriptional activator/DNA repair enzyme AdaA produces the protein MLTNEMMYQALVAKDSSYEGTFIAGVKTTGIFCRPTCTAKKPKPENVAFFKTTKEAILHGYRPCKVCNPLEKMGETPPYISGILRELAEDPSLKFKDWDLLQKGIEPSKIRRWFLKNHGITFHSYQRMFRINSAFKKMKEGETVTAAAFDSGYESLSGFNDSFKSIFGVSPVNSREKQVIDLTRLETPLGTMFACATDQGICLLEFTYRKMLETEFKTLSKLLNAVIIQGPNRHFHLLRTQLNEYFEGKRKVFTVPLFMPGTEFQQQVWQELQNIPFGSLRSYKQQSISLAKPECVRAVANANGMNRISIIVPCHRVIGENGALTGYGGGLWRKQWLLDLERNQR, from the coding sequence ATGCTAACTAACGAAATGATGTATCAGGCACTCGTTGCCAAAGACAGTTCCTACGAAGGCACATTCATTGCGGGTGTGAAAACAACCGGCATATTCTGTCGCCCCACCTGCACGGCGAAGAAGCCGAAGCCAGAGAATGTCGCATTTTTCAAAACCACAAAGGAGGCGATTTTACACGGTTACCGTCCGTGTAAAGTATGTAATCCGCTCGAGAAAATGGGTGAGACACCACCCTACATTTCCGGCATTCTCCGAGAGCTTGCGGAAGATCCTTCGTTGAAATTTAAAGATTGGGATTTATTGCAAAAAGGCATCGAGCCAAGCAAAATAAGACGCTGGTTTCTGAAAAATCATGGCATTACTTTCCATTCCTACCAAAGAATGTTCCGGATCAATTCGGCCTTCAAGAAAATGAAGGAAGGCGAGACGGTTACTGCGGCCGCATTTGACTCGGGATATGAGTCTTTAAGTGGTTTCAACGATTCTTTCAAATCTATTTTTGGCGTCTCCCCTGTCAATAGCAGGGAGAAACAGGTGATTGACCTTACCCGTCTCGAAACGCCGCTCGGGACAATGTTTGCGTGTGCAACCGATCAAGGAATTTGTCTGCTCGAATTTACATACCGTAAAATGCTTGAAACGGAGTTCAAAACATTATCCAAGTTATTGAATGCAGTGATTATTCAAGGTCCTAACCGACATTTTCATTTACTCAGAACACAACTCAATGAGTATTTTGAAGGCAAAAGAAAGGTTTTCACTGTCCCGTTATTCATGCCCGGGACGGAATTTCAGCAACAGGTTTGGCAGGAATTACAGAACATTCCCTTTGGCTCTCTGCGGTCCTATAAACAGCAATCCATCTCGCTTGCCAAACCGGAATGCGTGCGTGCGGTTGCCAATGCGAACGGGATGAACCGGATTTCTATCATTGTGCCGTGCCATAGGGTCATAGGGGAAAATGGTGCCTTAACAGGCTACGGAGGTGGCTTATGGCGGAAACAATGGTTGCTGGACCTGGAAAGAAATCAGCGTTGA
- a CDS encoding helix-turn-helix domain-containing protein, whose amino-acid sequence MNESIDTKIRSVALNFRKIREYRNYTQEYLAMKLGISQNAYSKIELGYTRITLERLIQISHILDVDTVDLLSADAEDLVRSHTTK is encoded by the coding sequence ATGAACGAGTCAATAGACACGAAGATCAGGTCTGTAGCATTGAATTTCAGGAAGATCAGAGAGTACAGAAATTACACACAGGAGTATCTAGCGATGAAGCTGGGCATTTCGCAAAATGCATATAGTAAGATAGAATTGGGTTACACAAGGATTACGCTGGAACGTCTTATCCAGATTTCGCACATTCTGGACGTCGATACGGTTGACCTGCTCAGTGCTGACGCAGAAGATCTGGTTCGATCGCACACCACCAAATAA